A region from the Trueperaceae bacterium genome encodes:
- a CDS encoding U32 family peptidase: MADLEAGTRTSVPELMSPAGHWPQLRAAVEAGADAVYFGLGHFSARSKVGFALDEVPDVMRELHGRAVRGYVTFNTLVFDDELTAARRALEALGAAGVDAVIVQDVAAVALAREVAPDVEVHGSTQMSITSAQGAELARSFGCARVVLGRELSLTDIARVRQATDVELEVFVHGALCVSYSGQCFSSEAWGGRSANRGQCAQACRLVYDLLVDGERRDLGEYRYLLSPGDLYALHQVPELARIGVSCLKIEGRYKDADYVALTTAAYREALDAYAAARPPRIGEAEERDLAQVYSRGLGPWFMQGTDHQQVVIGRAPRHRGVKVGEVAAVEADGVRVRLAAPATATATAAHGAPERDGGVAVKPGDGVVFDAAHRRSPEEREEGGPVVRAEPAGSGEVRLAFLRGSVDLGRVAPGDWLWRTHDADVAAKARPYLSTAEPLYTRALRLEVGARVGAPLVITGHATGPRGEVSATVAGTAPLVVATRHGLDLEQARRQLGRLGGTPYHLGELNLTTTGEPFVPVSELNRLRRELVERLQAARLDVSARLADGTARNASSGAAAQRPAPGPGGQAPAVAPRTGTARAPGPGARAPNAGGRLHLLVRTPEQLDAVLEAVADRSAALPIASVTLDYLELYGLRPSVERAHEAGIAVRVASPRVLKPTEQNVVRFLLGLGAGILVRSGGLLHDLARLNADERPELHGDFSLNVTNAGSADAYLALGLSGFAPGHDLNGKQVAELAAAVGGEAVEVIAYHHLPVFHTEHCVFCRFLSDGHDFRDCGHPCETHRLALRDARGREHPVLADVGCRNTVFGGEAQVATKHLAAWWEAGVRDYRLEFVHEDAAAVLAVTRAFAGALAATASGDYRPALLEERLAGAVGATTEGSLYVPRKAAAVQL, from the coding sequence ATGGCAGACCTTGAGGCCGGCACGAGGACGAGCGTACCCGAACTGATGAGCCCGGCGGGCCACTGGCCGCAACTGCGCGCCGCTGTGGAAGCCGGGGCCGACGCCGTGTACTTCGGTCTCGGCCACTTCAGCGCCCGCTCCAAGGTCGGCTTCGCGCTCGACGAGGTGCCGGACGTGATGCGCGAGCTGCACGGCCGCGCCGTGCGTGGCTACGTCACCTTCAACACGTTGGTCTTCGACGACGAGCTGACGGCGGCCAGACGCGCCCTCGAGGCGCTCGGAGCCGCCGGAGTCGACGCCGTGATCGTGCAGGACGTCGCCGCCGTCGCGCTGGCGCGCGAGGTGGCGCCCGACGTCGAGGTGCACGGGTCGACCCAGATGTCGATCACCAGCGCCCAGGGCGCGGAGCTGGCACGCTCCTTCGGCTGCGCCCGCGTGGTGCTCGGCCGCGAGCTGAGCCTGACCGACATCGCACGCGTCCGCCAGGCCACGGACGTCGAGCTGGAAGTGTTCGTGCACGGGGCGCTGTGCGTGTCCTACTCCGGGCAGTGCTTCTCGAGCGAGGCGTGGGGAGGCCGGAGCGCCAACCGGGGCCAGTGCGCCCAAGCCTGCCGTCTGGTGTACGACCTCCTCGTAGACGGTGAACGGCGTGACCTCGGCGAGTACCGCTACCTCCTCTCGCCCGGCGACCTGTACGCGCTCCACCAGGTGCCCGAGCTGGCGCGGATCGGGGTGAGCTGCCTGAAGATCGAGGGGCGTTACAAGGACGCCGACTACGTCGCCCTCACCACCGCGGCCTACCGCGAGGCGCTCGACGCGTACGCCGCGGCGCGCCCCCCGCGGATCGGAGAGGCGGAGGAGCGCGACCTTGCGCAGGTCTACTCGCGGGGGCTCGGACCGTGGTTCATGCAGGGCACGGACCATCAGCAGGTCGTGATCGGGCGCGCGCCGCGCCACCGCGGGGTGAAGGTGGGTGAGGTGGCCGCGGTCGAGGCGGACGGCGTCAGGGTGCGGCTCGCCGCCCCTGCCACCGCGACCGCGACCGCTGCCCACGGCGCGCCGGAGCGCGACGGCGGCGTCGCCGTCAAGCCCGGCGACGGCGTGGTCTTCGACGCGGCCCACCGCCGGAGCCCCGAGGAGCGCGAGGAGGGCGGCCCCGTCGTGCGCGCCGAGCCGGCGGGCAGCGGCGAGGTGAGGCTGGCGTTCCTCCGCGGGAGCGTCGACCTAGGCCGCGTCGCGCCCGGCGACTGGCTGTGGCGCACCCACGACGCCGACGTGGCCGCCAAGGCCAGGCCCTACTTGAGCACCGCCGAGCCCCTGTACACGCGCGCGCTCCGCCTGGAGGTCGGCGCGCGCGTCGGCGCGCCGCTCGTGATCACCGGGCACGCCACCGGCCCAAGGGGCGAGGTGAGCGCGACGGTCGCCGGCACTGCGCCCCTGGTCGTCGCGACGCGCCACGGGCTGGACCTCGAGCAGGCGCGGCGCCAGCTCGGGCGGCTGGGCGGCACGCCGTACCACCTGGGCGAGCTGAACCTCACCACTACCGGCGAGCCGTTCGTGCCGGTCAGCGAGCTGAACCGGCTCAGGCGCGAGCTCGTCGAGCGGCTGCAGGCGGCGCGCCTCGACGTGAGCGCGCGACTCGCGGACGGCACGGCCCGGAACGCATCGTCGGGCGCGGCGGCTCAGCGACCGGCCCCCGGGCCCGGTGGGCAGGCACCCGCCGTCGCTCCGAGGACCGGCACCGCCCGCGCGCCCGGGCCTGGGGCGCGGGCCCCGAACGCCGGCGGCCGCCTGCACCTGCTCGTGCGCACCCCCGAACAGCTCGATGCCGTGCTGGAGGCGGTCGCCGACCGCTCGGCCGCCCTGCCCATCGCCAGCGTGACCCTCGACTACCTCGAGCTGTACGGCCTCAGGCCGTCGGTGGAACGCGCGCACGAGGCGGGGATCGCGGTCCGCGTCGCGTCGCCCCGCGTCCTGAAGCCAACGGAGCAGAACGTCGTCAGGTTCCTCCTGGGGCTGGGGGCCGGCATCCTCGTGCGCTCCGGCGGGCTGCTGCACGACCTCGCGCGCCTGAACGCCGACGAGCGCCCCGAGCTGCACGGCGACTTCAGCCTGAACGTCACCAACGCCGGCTCGGCCGACGCCTACCTCGCCCTCGGGTTGAGCGGCTTCGCGCCCGGCCACGACCTCAACGGCAAGCAGGTCGCCGAGTTGGCCGCCGCCGTGGGGGGCGAGGCCGTCGAGGTCATCGCCTACCACCACCTGCCCGTCTTCCACACGGAGCACTGCGTCTTCTGTCGGTTCCTGTCCGACGGGCACGACTTCCGCGACTGCGGTCACCCGTGCGAGACGCACCGCCTCGCCCTGCGGGACGCGCGCGGGCGCGAGCATCCGGTCCTCGCTGACGTCGGGTGCCGCAACACCGTCTTCGGCGGCGAGGCGCAAGTGGCCACTAAGCACCTCGCCGCCTGGTGGGAGGCCGGCGTCCGCGACTACCGCCTGGAGTTCGTCCACGAGGATGCCGCGGCCGTCCTGGCGGTCACGCGGGCGTTCGCCGGCGCGCTTGCGGCCACCGCGTCTGGCGACTACCGCCCGGCGCTCTTGGAGGAGCGCCTGGCGGGCGCCGTCGGCGCCACGACGGAAGGCAGCCTGTACGTGCCGCGCAAGGCGGCCGCCGTCCAGCTCTAG
- the rplU gene encoding 50S ribosomal protein L21 has translation MFAIVEAGGKQYRVAEGDVLQVEKIAAEPGATVELPVLLIGGETVKVGAPHVAGASVTAEVVGHGRGEKIHIYKFKAKANYRRHTGHRQEFTSVRITGIRG, from the coding sequence ATGTTCGCAATCGTTGAAGCGGGTGGCAAGCAGTATCGCGTGGCTGAGGGCGACGTGCTACAGGTGGAGAAGATAGCGGCCGAACCCGGCGCCACCGTGGAGCTGCCCGTACTGCTCATCGGCGGCGAGACCGTCAAGGTCGGCGCCCCGCACGTCGCGGGCGCCAGCGTCACGGCCGAGGTCGTCGGTCACGGGCGCGGCGAGAAGATCCATATCTACAAGTTCAAGGCCAAGGCCAACTATCGTCGCCACACGGGCCATAGGCAAGAGTTCACCAGCGTGCGGATCACGGGCATCCGCGGCTGA
- the rpmA gene encoding 50S ribosomal protein L27, translated as MAHKKGVGSTRNGRDSTSQRLGVKRFDGQVVLAGNILVRQRGTRFHPGRNVGVGSDFTLFALRDGVVRFHDKGAKGRFVSIEANAGGSDAVAAD; from the coding sequence ATGGCACACAAGAAAGGCGTCGGTAGCACCCGCAACGGACGCGACTCCACCTCCCAGCGCCTGGGTGTCAAGCGTTTCGACGGCCAGGTCGTCCTCGCGGGCAACATCCTGGTGCGGCAGCGCGGCACGCGCTTCCACCCCGGCCGCAACGTCGGCGTCGGCTCGGACTTCACGCTCTTCGCCCTGCGCGACGGCGTGGTGCGCTTCCACGACAAGGGCGCCAAGGGCCGCTTCGTCAGCATCGAAGCGAACGCCGGCGGCTCCGACGCGGTGGCGGCGGACTGA
- the obgE gene encoding GTPase ObgE → MERVRVVAFRDVLDIEVHGGKGGDGGLSFMRLKYIPKGGPDGGHGGKGGSVLLRAVDDITSLDRLVGRTHFKAPVGQQGEGRNKAGLGGGDLYIDVPVGTLATDRDTGELVADLVEVGQTAVAAAGGSGGRGNSTFATSTRRAPRFAEKGAPGVSRRLRLELRTIADVGLVGYPNAGKSSLLAALSNSRPAIASYPFTTLSPNLGVVDLDMRRLTMADIPGIIEDAHKGKGLGLEFLRHISRTRLLVFVLDVSDAPAKTLAALRFELGEYDPELLERPALLVLNKTDLVTPDELALVETEFDDVGMPFAAVSALDGIGLDDLKERLFELLPPRPRPVAETATPRVRLEPVVVKRDMSGTGWVVTGSELEAVVARFDPANPEAVAYLQHTFKGQGVNQLLKQAGARSGDEVQIGGAIFDYFDDTAAEPAVPSQADADRAGKRYLEGLEGEPGGEFDEDGPTAGGLAGEEQEQEEDRGGLDETE, encoded by the coding sequence ATGGAGCGAGTGAGAGTCGTGGCGTTCAGGGACGTACTAGACATCGAAGTGCACGGCGGCAAGGGCGGCGACGGCGGCCTGTCGTTCATGCGCCTCAAGTACATACCCAAGGGCGGCCCCGACGGCGGGCACGGCGGCAAGGGCGGCTCGGTCCTGCTGCGCGCGGTGGACGACATAACGTCGCTCGACCGGCTCGTGGGCCGCACCCACTTCAAGGCCCCCGTCGGTCAACAGGGCGAGGGTCGCAACAAGGCCGGCTTGGGCGGCGGCGACCTCTACATCGACGTGCCCGTCGGCACGCTGGCCACCGACCGCGACACGGGCGAGCTCGTCGCCGACCTGGTCGAGGTCGGCCAGACGGCCGTCGCCGCCGCCGGCGGCAGCGGCGGGCGCGGCAACTCGACGTTCGCGACCAGCACCAGGCGCGCCCCGCGCTTCGCCGAGAAGGGGGCGCCGGGCGTCAGCCGCCGGCTGCGCCTTGAGCTGCGCACCATCGCGGACGTGGGGCTCGTCGGCTACCCCAACGCCGGCAAGTCGAGCCTTCTGGCCGCCCTCTCGAACTCCAGGCCGGCCATCGCCTCCTACCCCTTCACGACGCTCAGCCCGAACCTGGGTGTCGTCGACCTGGACATGCGGCGCCTCACCATGGCCGACATCCCCGGCATCATCGAGGACGCCCACAAGGGCAAGGGCCTTGGCCTCGAGTTCCTGCGGCACATCTCCCGGACCCGCCTCCTCGTCTTCGTGCTCGACGTCTCCGACGCCCCGGCCAAGACCCTGGCCGCCCTGCGTTTCGAGCTGGGCGAGTACGACCCCGAGCTGCTCGAGCGTCCCGCGCTGCTCGTGCTCAACAAGACGGACCTGGTGACGCCCGACGAGCTGGCGTTGGTCGAGACCGAGTTCGACGACGTCGGCATGCCCTTCGCGGCCGTGTCCGCCCTGGACGGCATCGGGCTAGACGACCTCAAGGAGCGCCTGTTCGAGCTGTTGCCGCCCCGGCCGCGGCCCGTGGCCGAGACGGCGACGCCGCGCGTGAGGCTGGAGCCGGTGGTAGTCAAGCGCGACATGTCCGGCACGGGCTGGGTCGTGACCGGCAGCGAGCTCGAGGCCGTGGTCGCGCGCTTCGACCCCGCCAACCCGGAGGCGGTCGCCTACCTGCAGCACACGTTCAAGGGGCAGGGCGTCAACCAACTGCTCAAGCAGGCCGGCGCCCGCTCGGGCGACGAGGTGCAGATCGGCGGCGCGATCTTCGACTACTTCGACGACACCGCCGCCGAGCCTGCCGTGCCGTCGCAGGCGGACGCCGACCGCGCCGGCAAGCGCTACCTGGAGGGGTTGGAGGGGGAGCCGGGCGGCGAGTTCGACGAGGACGGCCCCACCGCCGGCGGCCTCGCGGGGGAAGAGCAAGAACAAGAAGAGGACCGGGGCGGACTGGACGAGACGGAGTAG
- the yqeK gene encoding bis(5'-nucleosyl)-tetraphosphatase (symmetrical) YqeK, with protein MRASVTEERFGHILRVAQTALAIGKSNGFSAEELEEVALAAVLHDAARDMRDEQLKRLAPPECELEAEHPIVLHGRAARTLAERWGVTDAVVLEAVEGHVFGVPDGHMVGMSVYVADVCEPGRGVNDDLRELAMLDLGAAYRQAVASKVDYLRRTGKPVHHATLAAYASFSSAGRHDA; from the coding sequence GTGCGTGCGTCCGTCACGGAGGAGCGCTTCGGACACATCCTGCGCGTCGCGCAGACCGCGCTCGCCATCGGCAAGTCGAACGGCTTCTCCGCCGAGGAGCTCGAGGAGGTGGCGCTCGCCGCCGTCCTTCACGACGCGGCCCGCGACATGCGCGACGAGCAGCTCAAGCGCCTCGCCCCGCCTGAGTGTGAGTTGGAGGCCGAGCACCCCATCGTCCTGCACGGCCGCGCGGCTCGCACGCTGGCCGAGCGGTGGGGGGTGACGGACGCGGTGGTCCTCGAGGCGGTGGAAGGGCACGTCTTCGGCGTGCCGGACGGCCACATGGTCGGGATGAGCGTCTACGTCGCAGACGTGTGCGAGCCGGGTCGCGGCGTCAACGACGACCTCAGGGAGCTGGCCATGCTCGACCTCGGGGCGGCGTACCGGCAGGCGGTCGCCTCGAAGGTGGATTACCTTCGCCGCACCGGCAAACCGGTCCATCACGCCACTTTGGCGGCCTACGCCAGCTTCTCGTCGGCGGGTCGGCATGACGCGTAG
- a CDS encoding LCP family protein, producing MTRRRARLLSLLGILVAVVGLAGYWLTRDVDRKALSDDQRRLIGLEDDEFHASFLIAGRDVVYNGTSTPVYGANGEIVAWNFRGYHGAEGTLTDTILYVDIQGDDISVVAIPRDLWLTAEVARINSMYAWYGAQGLLEHVEAILGVPIDYYVIIKLDIFQNLVDALGGVVVDVPYRMDYDDNAGNLHIHFAAGPRLMSGEDAAKFVRFRHSLRGDIDRIDNVKRLAYALLQKVKDLNVRAVTKVPELMDTFFSDVETNATITIARELVQRVGGLVLANTATLPNYEKEDGVPGVVYYDPAAVNAFMAATFGGEARTFKEAPDATLLVTDSSGQPGALDWYVDHLLALGVPEANIITRTGSAGDQSPTRLLATLASWEDADYYADMLNVGKQQIDRFSPVQRRSVQLELVLGADAISRTSVRTDSTVASGDAGE from the coding sequence ATGACGCGTAGACGGGCGCGCCTGCTCTCGCTTCTCGGCATCCTGGTGGCGGTCGTCGGGTTGGCGGGCTACTGGCTCACGCGCGACGTCGACCGCAAGGCGCTCAGCGACGACCAGCGCCGCCTGATCGGCCTCGAGGACGACGAGTTCCACGCCAGCTTCCTGATCGCGGGTCGCGACGTCGTCTACAACGGCACCTCCACGCCCGTATACGGGGCGAACGGGGAGATCGTCGCCTGGAACTTCCGCGGCTATCACGGCGCCGAGGGCACCCTGACGGACACCATCCTCTACGTGGATATCCAGGGCGACGACATCTCGGTCGTCGCCATCCCCCGCGACCTCTGGTTGACGGCCGAGGTCGCCAGGATCAACTCCATGTACGCGTGGTACGGGGCTCAGGGGCTCCTGGAGCACGTCGAGGCCATCCTCGGGGTCCCCATCGACTACTACGTGATCATCAAGCTCGACATCTTCCAGAACCTCGTCGACGCCCTTGGTGGCGTGGTGGTCGACGTGCCGTACCGCATGGACTACGACGACAACGCCGGCAACCTGCACATCCATTTCGCGGCCGGTCCCCGCCTCATGAGCGGTGAGGACGCCGCCAAGTTCGTCCGCTTCCGCCACTCGCTGCGGGGCGACATCGACAGGATCGACAACGTCAAGCGGCTAGCTTACGCGCTGCTCCAGAAGGTGAAGGATCTCAACGTGCGCGCCGTCACGAAGGTGCCGGAGCTGATGGACACGTTCTTCAGCGATGTCGAGACGAACGCGACCATCACCATCGCGCGCGAGCTCGTCCAGCGGGTGGGCGGCCTCGTCCTGGCCAACACCGCCACCTTGCCCAACTACGAGAAGGAGGACGGCGTCCCCGGGGTCGTTTACTACGATCCCGCGGCGGTCAACGCCTTCATGGCCGCCACTTTCGGCGGCGAGGCCCGCACGTTCAAGGAGGCCCCCGACGCCACGCTCCTCGTGACGGACAGCAGCGGGCAGCCCGGGGCGCTCGACTGGTACGTCGACCACCTTCTGGCCCTCGGCGTTCCGGAGGCCAACATCATCACGCGCACGGGCTCGGCCGGCGACCAGTCGCCCACACGCCTCCTCGCCACGCTCGCCTCGTGGGAGGACGCCGACTACTACGCCGACATGCTCAACGTCGGCAAGCAGCAGATCGACCGTTTCTCGCCCGTCCAGCGGCGTTCGGTGCAGCTCGAGCTCGTGCTCGGCGCCGACGCCATCTCCAGGACGTCCGTGAGGACCGACTCGACCGTAGCCAGCGGCGACGCTGGCGAGTGA
- the rsfS gene encoding ribosome silencing factor produces the protein MTREQHREAEGLPEGVQTIVDALDDKRAVDISVLDLRSVSETLDCFIVASGESSLQLRALEEEVLVRCKAEGRLARGVEGPSERWVLIDYGPVVVHLMSPEARDFYDLEGLWADAERVEVIPTR, from the coding sequence TTGACGAGAGAACAGCACCGGGAGGCCGAGGGCCTACCAGAAGGCGTGCAGACGATAGTCGACGCGCTCGACGACAAGCGGGCGGTCGACATCAGCGTCCTCGACCTGCGGAGCGTGTCCGAGACGCTCGACTGCTTCATCGTGGCGAGCGGCGAGTCCAGCCTCCAGCTCAGGGCGTTGGAGGAGGAAGTGCTGGTGCGCTGCAAGGCGGAGGGCCGGTTGGCGCGCGGCGTCGAGGGCCCGTCCGAACGTTGGGTGCTCATCGACTACGGCCCGGTCGTCGTCCACCTGATGAGCCCGGAGGCCCGCGACTTCTACGACCTCGAGGGCCTCTGGGCCGACGCCGAGCGCGTGGAAGTGATACCGACCAGATGA
- a CDS encoding YraN family protein, with the protein MNGARAERHWAEAAARGHLEKLGYRHLASNYRLRGGELDLVMEDGSVIVVVEVKQRKDARFGHPLEAIDARKLRRLRRAAMHYAQAAGGGAGARLRLDAVVLLGDEGGYSLQHVRDVGW; encoded by the coding sequence ATGAACGGCGCGCGCGCCGAGCGGCATTGGGCCGAGGCGGCGGCGCGTGGTCACCTCGAGAAGCTCGGCTACCGCCACCTGGCCAGCAACTACCGTTTACGCGGCGGTGAGCTCGACCTCGTCATGGAGGACGGGTCCGTCATCGTCGTGGTCGAGGTCAAGCAGCGCAAGGACGCGCGCTTCGGACACCCCCTCGAGGCCATCGACGCCCGCAAGCTCCGGCGATTGAGGCGCGCGGCCATGCACTACGCGCAGGCGGCCGGTGGCGGGGCCGGCGCGCGGCTGCGCCTCGACGCTGTCGTCCTATTGGGCGATGAGGGCGGTTACAGCCTCCAGCACGTCCGCGACGTGGGATGGTGA
- a CDS encoding phosphoribosylanthranilate isomerase, which yields MRVKVCGITSVADALVAEAAGADAVGLIFAPGSRRRVTPEVAAEVCSALGPFIARIGVFVDADLAEVGGLVHGLRLTGVQLHGGESAAYAREVAKATKVLRALPFTPGLTPADLGDYGADAVLLDAATPGSGLAFAWDAAAPAWRAWPRLVLAGGLTPDNVAAAVLALEPYAVDVASGVEARPGVKDPEAVRAFVMAAKGASVTLV from the coding sequence GTGCGGGTGAAGGTCTGTGGCATCACGTCCGTCGCCGACGCCCTGGTGGCCGAGGCGGCGGGGGCGGACGCCGTCGGCCTGATCTTCGCTCCGGGCTCGAGGCGGCGGGTGACGCCGGAGGTGGCGGCGGAAGTCTGTTCGGCGCTCGGCCCGTTCATAGCGCGGATCGGCGTGTTCGTCGACGCCGACCTCGCCGAGGTCGGCGGCCTGGTCCACGGCTTGCGCCTCACGGGCGTCCAGCTCCACGGCGGCGAGTCCGCCGCCTACGCCCGCGAGGTGGCCAAGGCCACGAAGGTCCTGCGCGCGCTCCCCTTCACCCCCGGGCTCACGCCTGCCGACCTCGGCGACTACGGAGCGGACGCCGTCCTGCTCGACGCCGCCACGCCCGGTTCCGGCCTCGCGTTCGCCTGGGACGCCGCCGCGCCGGCCTGGCGCGCCTGGCCGCGGCTCGTGCTCGCCGGCGGCCTGACGCCCGACAACGTCGCCGCGGCGGTGTTGGCCCTCGAGCCGTACGCCGTCGACGTGGCGAGCGGGGTGGAGGCGCGGCCCGGCGTCAAGGACCCGGAGGCCGTCAGAGCCTTCGTGATGGCCGCCAAGGGTGCGAGCGTGACGCTGGTCTGA
- a CDS encoding cupin domain-containing protein, with protein sequence MKTVTISGARRFSLESVQRRTLVEEAELLVELICFEAGQGDEPSSPAGSVVYQVLEGEALVRSGGATTRLGKGKLLSLVAHTEHALENAGGGLLVVLATSAR encoded by the coding sequence GTGAAGACGGTAACGATCAGCGGAGCCAGGCGCTTCTCACTCGAGTCCGTGCAACGCCGGACCTTGGTGGAGGAGGCTGAGCTGCTCGTGGAGCTCATCTGCTTCGAGGCCGGACAAGGCGATGAGCCGAGCAGCCCCGCCGGGAGCGTCGTCTACCAAGTTCTGGAAGGCGAGGCGCTCGTGCGCTCGGGAGGCGCGACCACCCGCCTCGGTAAGGGCAAGCTACTGAGCCTCGTGGCGCACACCGAGCACGCGCTCGAGAACGCGGGCGGCGGTCTGTTGGTGGTGCTCGCGACCTCGGCGCGGTGA
- a CDS encoding acyl-CoA carboxylase subunit beta, translated as MSEGRRSAGQRSAGQRSAGQRSAGQGGPDGPAGLGEGIALEKRRAAPFHTNRRAWATERERLSEQRGAVALGGGLAAAARQHAKGRLTARERIARLLDEGAGFDELMTFAGFGMYPDEGGAPAGGVITGIGKVAGRDWMVIANDATVKAGAFFPITAKKVIRAQTIAYENRIPTVYLVDSAGVYLPMQDEIFPDQDDFGRVFYLNARMSAAGIPQLAAIMGNCVAGGAYLPVMCDTLVMTEGSGLYLAGPALVRAAIGQQVESEELGGAAMHSDTSGTVDFKEPDDDRAIWRLRRLAATYAERPVARWAAGRKPTVAPRFDGDELTGILPVDGGTQTYDVRQVLARLLDGSELDEFKRDYGPTLVTGWGRIGGYAVGVVANQKLVVKRSRRLEVGGVIYADAADKAARFVLDCNQAGVPIVFFHDVNGFMVGRESEQEGIIRRGAKLVSAVSNSVVPRLSVIMGGSYGAGHYAMSGKAYAPRFIFALPSARYSVMGAQQAAKTIMDIQAARLARSGAEPDDTALADLYERVKADYAAALDIRYGAARLWVDEVVLPDELRARLIRALDACATDTQAGEMRLGVFQT; from the coding sequence GTGAGCGAGGGCCGGCGTTCCGCCGGGCAGCGTTCCGCCGGGCAGCGTTCCGCCGGGCAGCGTTCCGCCGGGCAGGGCGGGCCGGACGGCCCCGCCGGGCTGGGCGAGGGCATCGCGCTCGAGAAGCGCCGTGCGGCGCCCTTCCACACGAACAGGCGCGCCTGGGCCACTGAGCGGGAGCGTCTGAGCGAGCAGCGCGGCGCGGTCGCGCTGGGCGGGGGCCTCGCGGCTGCCGCCAGGCAGCATGCGAAGGGCCGCCTGACGGCCCGCGAGCGGATCGCGCGCCTCCTCGACGAAGGCGCGGGGTTCGACGAGCTCATGACGTTCGCCGGCTTCGGCATGTACCCAGACGAGGGCGGCGCGCCGGCCGGCGGCGTGATCACGGGCATCGGCAAGGTCGCCGGGCGCGACTGGATGGTCATCGCCAACGACGCGACGGTGAAGGCGGGCGCGTTCTTCCCGATAACGGCCAAGAAGGTCATCCGCGCCCAGACGATCGCGTACGAGAACCGCATCCCGACCGTCTACCTCGTCGACTCCGCGGGCGTCTACCTGCCCATGCAGGACGAGATCTTCCCCGATCAGGACGACTTCGGCCGCGTGTTCTACCTGAACGCCAGGATGAGCGCGGCCGGCATCCCGCAGCTCGCCGCCATCATGGGCAACTGCGTGGCGGGCGGCGCCTACCTGCCGGTCATGTGCGACACGCTCGTCATGACGGAAGGCTCCGGCCTCTACCTGGCGGGCCCGGCGCTCGTGCGCGCCGCCATCGGTCAGCAGGTCGAGAGCGAGGAGCTCGGCGGCGCCGCCATGCACTCCGACACGTCCGGCACCGTCGACTTCAAGGAGCCCGACGACGACCGCGCCATCTGGCGCCTGAGACGGCTCGCCGCGACGTACGCGGAGCGGCCCGTGGCGCGGTGGGCGGCGGGGCGCAAGCCGACGGTCGCGCCGCGTTTCGACGGGGACGAGCTGACGGGCATCCTTCCAGTGGACGGCGGCACGCAGACCTATGACGTCAGACAAGTGCTCGCGCGCCTGCTCGACGGTTCGGAGCTGGACGAGTTCAAGCGCGACTACGGACCGACCCTCGTGACCGGCTGGGGGCGCATCGGCGGCTACGCTGTCGGCGTCGTCGCCAACCAGAAGCTCGTCGTCAAGCGCTCCCGCCGCCTAGAGGTTGGGGGAGTGATCTACGCCGACGCCGCAGACAAGGCGGCCCGGTTCGTGCTCGACTGCAACCAGGCCGGCGTGCCCATCGTTTTCTTCCACGACGTCAACGGTTTCATGGTGGGGCGCGAGAGCGAACAGGAAGGGATCATCAGGCGCGGCGCCAAGCTCGTGAGCGCGGTGAGCAACAGCGTCGTGCCGCGCCTCAGCGTGATCATGGGCGGCTCGTACGGGGCCGGCCACTACGCCATGAGCGGCAAGGCGTACGCCCCGCGCTTCATCTTCGCCCTGCCGAGCGCCCGCTACAGCGTGATGGGCGCCCAGCAGGCCGCCAAGACGATCATGGACATCCAGGCCGCGCGCCTAGCACGCTCCGGCGCCGAACCGGACGACACCGCCCTCGCGGACCTTTACGAGCGCGTCAAGGCCGACTACGCCGCCGCCCTCGACATCCGCTACGGCGCCGCCCGGCTGTGGGTCGACGAGGTCGTGCTGCCGGACGAGCTGCGCGCCAGGCTGATCCGGGCGCTCGACGCCTGCGCCACCGACACGCAGGCCGGCGAGATGCGCCTCGGCGTGTTCCAGACCTAG